The Mytilus galloprovincialis chromosome 3, xbMytGall1.hap1.1, whole genome shotgun sequence genomic interval TTCTGTGGTGAACTTGGGTCACTTCTGTAAAATGTACGAGGTTGCTTTGCATAAAAGAAACTGTTTGTACATGAGGCTTACACccttttaataaaacaaacttcatatatatattttatgctaTCTTCCTACAACTGTAACAAATCATCTGACAAGATGTAAGGGTCAGAAACCGACGAAAAGTTCTTTTTGGTATCGTAATGGCAATGTATAAATGAATGGAGAAACTAGAGAgtaaattgcaaaatttttactTATTCGTAAAAAAttctttcatatcaaaatacacaatatatatacatCTGTACAAAACGataataatgaatgaaaatacgtaaaaactaaattataatcctggtacctttgataactatttacaccactgggtcgatgccactgctggtggacgtttcgtccccgagggtatcaccagcccagtagtcaacacttcggtgttgacatgaatatcaataatgtggtcatttttataaatttcctgtttacaaaactttgaatttttcgaaaaactaaggattttcttattccaggcatagattaccttagccgtatttggcacaatttttaggaattttggatcctcaatgctcttcaactttttacttgtttggctttaaaaatattttgatatgagcgtcactgatgagtcttatgtagacgaaacgcgcgtctggcgtactaaattataatcctggtacctttgataactaataacaTATTACATAACATATTACATAATACAGTAGCTTGGCCTAGAAAAGGGGTCAACTAAGCCACCAGGAAAGATGCAATAAAATAAGTCTTTCCTACCCCACAAAGGCCAAGCACTTGGCAGAAAATAAAGCTTTGATCTTAATGCCTGATCATAATTAGTTCTAATTTAaccataaactaaaaatacaataCCGGCCCAAGCAAGTACCGTAATGTTAACAGACAAAGTCATTGTAAgaattaaatagatataagagCCACACACAAACATCTATATATCAATGATAAAGTTTGCAGTATAGTTAAGTATGCATAAATATATCATGCATAAGCATTAAAAAACTTAACGGCCCAAGCTGTTAAGTTTTGTTAGAATACATAGCTTCATGCGTTGAAACCTTCTGACTTTATAATTGCtattgcatttaaatgatattttttattatatgatgACACACTAACTGGAGATTTATCAAACATAAAATTCGTATTGATTGCCAATTACCAGCCCAAGCAAGTAATGTAAAGATGctgaaaaatatgtatatattccTATAAAAATGATTGTACCGGCGCAAGCAGGTACCAAAATTGCCTATCAATTTAAATGAGATCTTATGTATTTTTGAAATGCGTTAGACTTCCAACGTCCCATAGATCGTATTTGTGAATCGGATAAGCCTCTCTCGGCAGCATCAGTTGCTGCTCCTATGCGGAAACTGTGTCCTTTGTATCGCGAACTAAGCATTTATGTGATATTCTGTCAAAGACTGGACGATGTAATGGAGTGGCATCAACAGAACAAAACAATGGTTCTGTGGGAACGGAATAGGGTCTCACTTTAAGGTACTCAACCATGGCAACGACGGCTGATTCCATTGCGGTACCATGTGAAAACGAAGTGGTCTTTGGCATTCCTCTAAACATTATGCTTAAATCTTCGGAAGCAAACCTGAACTTCTGCTGCTTTGCCCTGGATATAGACAATGAAACATCGTGCAATAGCAGAACATTATCATTTGGGGCATTTTTTGACGTCACCAATTCTCCAATTCTAGAGAAAGTTGAAAAAGCAAATAAGAAAATTGCTTTGAACAAAACTTGATCATATGTACACTTGACAACTAATGTTATACTTTGTATCAACTTGTTTAAAATAGGAATTGTGATTGGAAGACGgctatcaaatgtttttttttaatatgtgccTGTAACTAATTTCTCAACTAAAAACGACTGAGTGTTGTCAGGCATTGACATCATTTTGTGAACATAGGCTATGGCGGATAGATATGTTGAAATTGTACTAGGAGCATATGATTTTTTAAACATGTAGgcaataaacaatgaaatagtAGCTACAGAAAGTTGTGGCTGAAGGCTTTGGTTCATTATTTCTGTACAGAAAGAGTCAAAAGTTTTCCATGCGCGGCTGTAAGTAGCTCGAGTTGATGGAGCTAGAGCTGCATTTGCTAAGATTGTAACGTACTCCAAAAGTTCTGTGGCTGGAATTGATGTGGAACTAAGCACGGTTTGGGTTGAGCAGCTGGGGATATTCTCAAAAACTGTTCTACCTGTAAACGAGAAAGGCAATCTGCAAAAATATTCTTCTTCTCAGCTTTGCTTTAAATAATATGTTAAATTGCAAATATCTGAAAACCATGTATCTAACCATTTGCATTGCTGGACCATCAGATGTTGATTGTTTATTGATTACAGAAACCAGTGCCTCATTGTCAGTGAATAACAGAATAGAGTGATTTCTCCACAAAGTCCCCCATAACTCAATTGCTAAGATTATAGGGTAAAACTCCAAGGTCattatattgatgtttttccaGTTTTCTAAGAATGGACCATAAAACCATTTTTACCCGTATATGCCTGCATAACCTTTAGATTGTGCAGCGTCAGTGTGAAGTTCCAAAGTATTACTGGACATGaaactttcatttaaaaacattgatttcccATTAAAAGAATCTAAAAACTGTAGCCATATTCTTATGTCATCTTTTGTTTCCTGATTCAGATAAACATGAGTTTGACCATCAGATACAGTCATAGTTAGATTAATCATCCTTCTCAAAAATGCCCGTCCTGGTTGAATAACGGAACAAGCAAAACTCAAGACTCCAATAAGTGATTGCAGTTCTTTTAAAGTACAACGTTTCATGTGTGAGAACTTTTCTGCTGATAAGGGTACCCCAAGTCTTCACATAGATTGACAAACGCCTTGAGTTTGGAAATTGCATCCTCTTTCGATTTCTCAATGATCAGAAAATCATCCAAGATATGCACCATTGAAGTGATACCTAATTTCGTCAATGCTATCCATTCTAACGCAGTACTGAACTCTTCAAATATTTTACAACTGGTCCGACATCCCATTGGGAGACAACAATCATAGTAGAACTTATTATTCCATTTAAAACCTAATAATTCATAATCTGACGGATTTACTGGAAGGATTCTAAAGGCCGATCTAACATCGGTTTTGGATAGGAAAACTTGATATTTGTGGCTACgcattgtttgatttcattaatgGCTTCATTTATGCCTGCATAATGTACTGCAGCTGATTCGTCGGAAATACCAGCatttaccgaattagactttttgtCTGGATACGACAAGTGATGAATTAATCGCCAAGCTGATTTAGACTTTTTAGGTACAAGACCTAATGGTTAAaccctaaaatttaaaaaaggtttTTCTAAATAGGGGCCCATCACTCTTTGACAATTAACttctttgttaattttttcttGTACTATTAAAGGATTGCTTTTAGCTGATTTAAGGTTAGAGCAATTAAACTGTGATCTAGGTCCATTATGTTCTAATCGAAAACCTTTTTTAAAACCGTTTAAAAGATAAAGTGTTTTTTCTGAGTCATAACCTTGCAAATGAAATGTCAATCTATCTGTCTTAATAGGAGTATGTAGTTTACATTTGTTTAGGTGTGGTTGCAGTAGCTGCAGGTCGTTGTAAGTTAGCTGTATTTTCAAAATCTGGACGGTCCATTCTCATTTGATCTGTTTGTTGTTTTATTCTTGTAGCATTGGGACTTAGAATGACCTTTGAAACAGATACTGCAGATATGGGAGTATCCACAAGTTCCATCACAAATTCGCCCCTCATTAAATCTGTGGCATGTTTTACGAGGGGCGCTGTTTGGAAAGGGCTTTGCATTATTGTTTGTTTGAGTCCTTTTCATTGTGTTTGTATTATTTGCTTTGGAAATAAATCTACTAAGGGACCTTGTATGTAAAATTTGATCGACGTAACTCCAAGAAAGTGTGTCATCATTTTGCAGTAATTGCCTAAAATTAACATCGTAAAAATACCAGTCGCCACCATCCTTTTGAATTTGGCGAATCAAATCCATATAAATGGCTAAATCCTCTGCTAAAGTAGGGTGATTGGGGTTAAACTTCCTAATTACAGAAGAGAATATGCTAAATGCATCGGTCCAACTTTCAATGTTAACATATCTCTTTTTCTTTCCTGATGTCAGGCCCACCCTCTTGGTCTGAACAGGTAAATGAAAATCCAGTTCAGCAGGATGGTGGTCAACTAGTATGTCTGACATATCAATAAActccttatttttaattttttcttggaGTTTAGAATTTATCTTAGTATATAGAGGTCTACCTATTGGTTTATAGGTAGTTGTAGCATGGTGAACCTGATCAAAACCTGCAACCAAGCTTTGTGCAGGTATTTGAACTATGTTTTGAGTATTGCGGGTGCCAAAATTAGACACGTTTTCGCTTGAAAAGCTAGCAGTTTGTGTGTGGTGTGACAAACTGTGTGTGGGTTCACCTGTTGTTTCTTCCTGTTCGATGACATCCATCTCAACAGGGAGGGGTCTTGTCTGACTGGGTTGAGGCAATATGCCATTCTCCTTCAGATTTTCAAGCACTTTGGCTGTCACAGCTGCTGCGATTGCAGCTGTCATTGCATCCTCTTGTGTCTGGTTCTTTTTCTGCCGTTTGGCTTGCCTCTCACTAGGCTTCTTTTTAGGAGGCATCCTGTTAATATACGCAATACTATCAAAATAAATGAGCTAAAAATTTATACAAGTTTATTGTAAATAAAGTATATGTCTATATAAAGATTTATTGAAACACATAATAGTCATTGATACATTTCATGGTTAAACATTAACATGTAATTACTATATTGACCAAACCTTTGGTCTGTAATTAATTTTCAATGACCAAAATTGATAAAATCCCAAATATTGTTTACATAAATATCGATCGTGTTGCTTATCAAGGATGTGTAAACTGTGACGTGTAGTGTAAATACTGACACACATTATCTAGTGCAGGGGCTCCCCAAAGGGAAAGGCAAATTAACTTAGAATAAAACTAAAGATTTCCGTCATCTGcataaaataagttattaaaataacttgcctatatatgtatatttctatACGTAAATACACGTTTTATTTTGCGTTTGTAGAATATTTCAATCATTAAGGGTCAGTCAGAATTAATGAGCTCACAAATTCAGAGCCATCAGATACATGTCGATGAACAACTGCAGACACATTTTCAAGAAACTACCTCATTGTTCAGTGATTTTAGAATAACACAAGAAGAAAGAGCTGAAGTGTTATTGGATCGAGTAGAAGATGCTAAAACACGAATCCAAGCCGACATTCAAGaaataaaacacaatgttgaTACAGCTAGAAACGTTATCTATGAAGATCTCAAAGCAGACATGCATTTAGCAGACGTCCTGGTCAATACACGCATTGATTCTTTAGAAAAGCATCGAGATGACCAACATGACAAAATTGCAAACTTACGTCGACAAAACTCACGTTAATATTGTTACGTCAACTACAGACACTAGAAATGTTATACAAAAGAATATGAACGACTATGAAATTAGATTACATAACCATATAGATGACGCAATGCTACAAGCGGTAAAGAGAACCCCAACAGGTATTTGAAGATTTAAATAACACAACACCACATAACGATGATTTCAGCTTGCATGGTCATTAGCTAGTTATTAAACCAggtttcaggggcggatccagccatttaaaaaaaggggggttcacaacccaggataaaagggggggattccaactatatgtccccattcaaatgcattgatcggccaaaaaaaaagagggggttccaacccccggaagccccctctggatccgccactgggtttaatccaccattttctactttaagAAATGCCTATActaagtctggaatatgacaattgttttccatatgtttgatgtgtttgaacttcagattttgtcatttgataagagaCGTTTCGTTGGGAATTGCcttggatttcggtatttttgttattttactttttgctcgTACTCGAAAGTAAGATTTTCGTGTCACACAGCAAAGCGGACTTTTAGCTACATTTTGATATGCTAGAAATTCAAATGTATTGATTATTTAGGCCTAATTTCCATGAATATtcaccaaaaacaaaatataatatatagtaaTTCTAAATCGTGATTGACTACTTGGGTTTTACCGATGTTTCAATACGATTTCTGCGGGTTGAGTATATTTTCCACGTATGAAGTTATCAAAAACTATAAACtcaattgtttatttcagatgtgttgtttttcaaaaaaatctaacaagttcAATGTCTTTAATATAATGTATAtgtttatttgtaaattacaGAAAGAATATGCTTAAATGCTCACAAGACCATTTTTGGtccaaatattcaataaaatttgCAAAGACCTAAATGCAAGTACAATGTACAGTGAATTTTtaaaatcagggattttgtaaaaccactgaaatttcagggatttttATAATCAATGAACTGAtaagtgattttataaaatccctgattttgacTAGGGATTTTACAATATCATTGAAATAATCAAGATCTGTTTTACAGATTCCCTGATTTAATTCAGTTTGTAAACAAAGAAAGTAAATCAAAGaaagtaaatctttttttttacacgCTGTAGAAAAATGGCTCAGGcacatatatatctataaaccAAGAGCAAGTTTAATCACAAAATGTAATTCCAATAGAAGggaaaattaaaatgtaacacatggAACCAGAATGAAATAAGaacttttaaatcttattaattaAAGCCTTAGAAAAAAGACAATACAAATTCTTGTTATACCTTTGTTCGAAATTAAGGAAATCTTTATTAAATGTATAGTGCTTTTATAGTAATTAATAAAATCGTATAAACCTATTATatcaaattttttaaacaaatataaagacAGTACATTGCAGTAAATACTGGCTATGtggtccagtggcaaatagtacaTGTAAATCATGACTAGAGCATCTTATTGTGAAAATTGGTATATGACAGAAAATAAGTATGCGCGGTATTGTTAATTTGCAGCAATAATTATACCAAAAAGACATCATAAAAGTTTAAGTAAAAATACTTTGTTTTGTACTTGCATTTCTTACATTGGTCACAGCTCAAGTacttcttatacatgtatttaaacacAAAgtgataaaactttaaaaatgttactattacaccactgggtcgatgccactgctggtggacgtttcgttcccgagggtatcaccagcccagtagtcaacacttcggtgttgacatgaatatcaataatgtggtcatttttacaaatttcctgttaacaaaactttgaatttttcgaaaactaaggattttcttatcccaggcatagattaccttagccgtatttggcacaacgttttggaactttggatcctcaatgctcttcaactttttacttgtttggcttaataaatattttgatatgagcgtcactgatgagtcttatatagacgaaacgcgcgtctggcgtactaaattataatcctggtacctttgataactatttacaccactgggtcgatgccactgctggtggacgtttcgtccccgagggtatcaccagcccagtagtcaacacttcggtgttgacatgaatatcaataatgtggtcatttttacaaatttcctgttaacaaaactttgaatttttcgaaaactaaggattttcttatcccaggcatagattaccttagccgtatttggcacaacgttttggaactttggatcctcaatgctcttcaactttttacttgtttggcttaataaatattttgatatgagcgtcactgatgagtcttatatagacgaaacgcgcgtctggcgtactaaattataatcctggtacctttgataactatctactATACGATATCTTTTCTTTAGATCAAAATCAAACCAGAAGAATTTTATTTAACATAGATATGAAGTTGTTCAATAATTAGGAGACGTTataaaatagataataaaaaatggaTTCACCAGAACTTAAAGATATCAAATTATTTGCATGTCTTGAAGACTTTTAAAATATACTAGACACTAAGTCCTTTATTTAAACATGGCATTTTGCTACGGTCTTACAATGGAAACCAGCTTGAACCCATTAATTATCTGTTTTCGAGTCCATCAGCTGTGTCAGTTGACAATTTCATATCTGTTCGACAAGCAGTTAAATAGTTTTCTATTTGTGATGAAATTTTTTTATGTGGATGTTGTTGAAAGAATAGATGTGAACAAAATAAGTGTGTTTGTCGAAAAGCAAGACAATTGTTTAACAGTTGATGTATGTCACCCAAACATATCATGCAAAAATATGTAAACTGTAGTCTTAATATAGGTTTATATGCCTATTATTCATAATCACTGTACACCGTTTTCACTAGTACTTTCAttgaaaagaatatttcaaaatcaTTGGTTTGTTTAAGTTGTattaagaaaaacacatttctaatataaagtttaaagttgtgatcagggattttgtaaaatccctagcaatattttcagtgattttgtaaaataccAGAAacagttattgataaaaaaatcacTAATTATTCCaggtattttacaaaattcctgattttacaaattcactgtaacatattgATAAATGATAACAATCACTGTAGCTTCCTTAGaattatttctgtaaacataTGTTTATGGTCCGCTAAAGGTGAAATAACAACTAACACATATAATGATGATGAAGGCCACAGATGTGACAGTTTATGTTTCAGAATCAATCAtatcaaaagatacatgtataaaatttgcatacaCTACAATTATAAGTAccaattatgaatttaaatatacaatacttTCATTACAGTCTGAACCAATGAGcatattatgtaataatgaaaagacaaatgtcatcaattattgaaattgaattttttgaaaagtcaattaatttagagttatctccccttgactataaatttgttaataatagCGTAACATCTCAACTTTTGGGAGCAGATACCGCTCTAATTGTCCTCATTCAAATCAACCATTAACGAACCTCTTTACAATGTGGAAGAAGGGGAAGGGGGAGgggataaaaatattttatgaaattgaatgtCACCAAATTTCTGTACTTGTTTCTCCTTCGGCAGCAATTTGAAAAAGAGGCTGGATATTAAAACATGTGCTTGAAGTAGCGCCCCCTTCAATTAGAGAATTCCAAAGAGTTTCAAGTCAGATAATCACATATGTCCCAACTTAActatttttaacatatttctaaaaattacaaaacatgaTAACACAAGACTGAATACAATAAAAGTACCATAAAGTCACCTATGCTGCACATAAGTGTATTTATCATAATAGTCATCTTTTACACCGAGCGTTGTATTGCAAATtcgatattaaaatgtaaattttaactTTCAATTAATTCTGAAAAGATGCTTCGtttaattcttattttatagATCAAAAGAAACAGAATATAATTGGTAAgtctttatattaatttatttatttataccatTGGTTCACTAAAGTACTGCTGATTCTtgcatattttcttattttgtttcgAACAAGAAAGTATCGCgtattatcattatttttctcAACCAATTTTGAACAttgatatactactgttgcatttatttataaaaagccTGGTATCATTGATCATTTATGATGTAGACAAGATTAATTTCGCATCATTACTTTCTTTCGtcttgataaattttatttgccCAGTCtcttaattaaagaaaaaaattaaaaaaaaatatgcaaattttagCATATTATGTATTTTGTGTTAGCAAATTTGTCGATTTCAAGGTATGCTCATGgattaaaacataaaagaagtGCATACATTTCTGTTTATTGATTGTTCGAAAGCAGCCCAAACACAGGGCTCAGAGAAAACGTGAATAAAACTAGACGTAGTTTTTAGCGATTTTCCTTAATCTTAGAGtgcttatttaaaatataatgcaAGACTTAGTTATTTATATTCAGACGTTGATTTTTGTCTagccttgacggagtcaaaaagctaGACAAAGGTAAGCTGTTTATGGTGTCCTTGGATTAGGTCTAGATTATGGTGATCCACCAGTTGTAGG includes:
- the LOC143066407 gene encoding uncharacterized protein LOC143066407 produces the protein MKQKLQDAKNRSLDPTLCIQYQNLLLHEKHKKSDIEENISIIKGQSELMSSQIQSHQIHVDEQLQTHFQETTSLFSDFRITQEERAEVLLDRVEDAKTRIQADIQEIKHNVDTARNVIYEDLKADMHLADVLVNTRIDSLEKHRDDQHDKIANLRRQNSR